The Acidobacteriota bacterium genomic interval CCCGACTTGCGGTCGAGGTCGCCGGTCGGCTCGTCGCACAGCAGCAGCGTCGGGTCGGTGACGATGGCCCGGGCAATGCCGACCCGCTGCTCCTGACCGCCGGAGAGCTGACGCGGATAGTGCCTGGCGCGATCCGAGAGCCCGACCACCTCCAGCGCCGTGGCCACGTGCCGGCGCCGCTCGCTGCGGGACAGCGGCGTCAGCAACAGCGGCAGCTCCACGTTCTTCTCGGCCGTCAGGACCGGCAGCAGGTTGTAGAACTGGAACACGAACCCGACGTGCCGGGCCCGCCAGCCGGCCAGCTTCCCGCCCGCCATGCGGTCGATCCGGTCGCCGCCGACCACGACCTCGCCCTCGGACGGGGTGTCGAGCCCGCCGAGCAGATTCAGCAGGGTCGTCTTGCCGGACCCGGAGGGTCCCATCAGGGCCAGGAAGTCTCCCGCCGGCAGGTCGAGGGTGACGCCCTGCAGGACGTCGATCCGCTCCGACCCGCGCCGGAACACCTTGTGGAGGTTCCGGACCTGTACCAACGCTCCGTTCTCACTCATGGTTCTCACGCATGCCGTGCGCCTCCGGCGTCGAGGGTGTCGGTCGCGGCTTCAATCTGCAATACGCGTCGAGCGTGCGATTCGTTACAGGCCCGTGCTCCGTCCCCGGGCGACGGGTCGCCGGGTCCGACGGTCAGTCGGCGGCCACGCGGTCGCCGTCGGCGAGCTCCGCCGGCCCCTCGGTCACCACCCGCTCGCCGGCCGCGACCCCGGCCAGCACCTCGACGTCGCCGCCGTCCTCGAGGCCGGTGGCGACGGCGCGCCGCTCGACCGTGTCCCCGCGGGTGACGAAGACCACCTGCGTCCCCCCGTCGTTGCGCAGCGCCTCCGCCGGTACCCACAATCGCGGCGGGGCATCGGTGACGGCCACCTCCGGCGGCGGCCCGGCCTCGAGAAACGCCACGTTGATGCCCATGTCCGGCAGGATCCGGGGATCGCCCAGCTCGTCGAACGCGATCCGCACCAGGACCGTCGCGCGCTGGCGGTCGGCGGCGGGAATCGTCGTGATGACACTGGCCGGGATCTCCCAATCGGGGTAGGCGTCGAGGGTGGCCACCACGCGCTGTTCCGGAGAGACGCGGTTGATGTAGCTCTCGTTGACGTCGACCTCGATCTCCAGAGACGACATGTCGACGATGGTGCAGACGCCGGTGCGCGTGAAGCCGCCGCCTGCGCTCACCGGCGAGATCATCTCGCCCGGCTGGGCGTCCTTGGAGATGGCGACGCCGCTGAAGGGCGCCCGGATGACGGTGTCCTCCAGCGCCGTCCGCCGCACGTCGATCTCGCGCTCGGCGACCACGACCTGCTCGCGCTGGTTGCCGATGCGCGCCCGGAGAAAGTCGACCTCGGCCTGCGCCGCGTCGAGGTCGGCCTGCCCGATCAGGCGCTGTTCCAGAAGACGGCGCTGGCGGTCGAGGTCGAGCCGCGCCTCTTCGTACCGCACCTCCAGCTCGGCCAGCGCACCCCGCGCCGCGCCGAGCTGCGCCTCGGCCAGCGCGAGGTAGGACCGCTCCGTGGTGTCGTCGAGCCGGGCCAGGACCTGCCCCTCGGCGACGGCCATCCCCTCCTCGACGAGTACTTCGACGATGCGCCCGGTGACCTTGGACGAGACGGTCGACTGCAGGCGCGCGGTCACGTAGCCGGAAGCGTTCAGCACCGTCGGCTGGCCGTCGGCGGCCACGGTCCGGCGCACCGCCGCCGTGCTCACGACGGGAATCCGGGCCTCTTCCCACCAGCGCCAGCCCGCGGCGGCGCCGGCCCCCATGACGACGAGAAGCAGCACCAGCGAGACGATTCGGCCCACCCAGGATCGGCCGCCCCGCGACCGGTCGATCTTCAGTTCGTCGAGTGACGCTGCCATGGATGCTCGCGATCTGTAGTGGCTCTGCCCTGATGATACGCGCCGGAAGCGCCCTCGATGACAAGCGTGGCGCCGCCGGACGCCCGCGGTCGTTTCGACGGGCGGGGAGGCCGTCAGGTTCCCCGCGGCGGTCCTTCCGCAGCGGACCGCACGTGCATCGAGACTCCCGTCTGGTGTAGATTACCCTGCCGGTCGACAAGAACCCTGGACAAACCACGGCCGGGTAGGGTAGATCATCGGTAATCCCCTCCGACTCCATGTCGAGGAAATACCGTCAGCAAGGGTACCAGGACGACGAGCGCCAGCGCCCGGAGCGCACTGGCGAGCGCAAGCCGAAGGGTGACGGACGCCCGCGGCGCGGATACGGTCCGCGCGAGCCGCGGGTGGTGAACATGCCGGCCTTTCGGGAGGTGCTGAAGTGCGCCCGTTGCGGCGCGTCGCTGTCCTCGTCGATTCGCTTCGACACGCAGTGCGCCAAGTGCGCGGCCGATCTCCATAGCTGCGCGCAGTGCACCTGGTTCGACACGAGTCGGACGCGGGAATGCGCGCAGCCGATTCCGAAGCGGGTTTCCCCGAAGGACGCCCGCAACAGTTGCACCTTCTTCGAGGCGCGGGTGACGGTGGAGCGCGAGACCCATTCGAGCGTGGCGGCGCCGCCGTCGGCCGCGCCGGCGGCAAGACGACCGCCCAGCCCCGCCGCGGCGAGCGCGCGGCAGGCGTTCGACGACCTGTTCAAGTAGACCTGCCGCCACCCGGCCGAATCCGGCCCGCATACCGAAGATGTACTCCCCCGGCGCAGCCACCGACCTTCAGCGGCGTCTCGAAGCCTTGTCCTCGCCGGTGAGGCTGGTCTTCTTCACGCAGACCTTCGGGTGCGACACGTGCCTGCCCGCACGGCAGGCGGCCGACCGGATTGCCGCGCTCTCGGAGCGGGTCACGGTCGAGGAGCACAACCTCGTGCTCGACCGCGAGCAGGTCGCGGAGTACGGCGTCGAGTGGGCGCCGGCGCTGGCGATCGCCGGAACGCAGGACGTGGGCATACGCTACTACGGCGTACCCGACGGCTACGAGATCGTGTCGCTGGTGGACGCCATCGAGATCGCCGGCGGCGGCGGTCCCCCCCTGAGCGACGAGACCCTCGACGCGCTCGACGCCCTCGACCGGGACGTGCATCTGCGGGTCTTCGTCACGCCGACCTGACGGTTCTGTCCCCAGGCGGTCAGCCTGGCCTGGCGTCTTGCGGCGGCGAGCCCGCACGTGACGGCCTCGGTGATCGATGCGACGTCGTTCCCGGATCTCGCCCAACGCTACCTGGTGACCGGCGTTCCGAAGACGATCGTCGGCGACGGGGCGGAGATCATGGGCGCCGTGCCCGAGGCCGACCTCGTGGCGCAGGTTCTGCAGGCCGGCGCATGATCTCCCGGGGCGCCGGCGGCGCCCCGGACGCCACGTCGCTTCCGCCTCGGATCTTCGCCGCCCGGTCGACGCGGAGCGGCCCGACGGGGCGGCGCGTAGAAGCCCTCCGGCGCGGGTTGCTCGTGGCGGCGTGCAGCCTGGCGCTGCCGCCCGCGGGCATGGCGCAGACCGCCGTGGAGCCTCGGCCCCGGCTCGAGATTTCCGGCGGTCTCAGCTCCATCGACGGGGATGCGGTCGTCGACGGCCACGGCGCGGGCTGGATGTTCGGCGCCGGCTGGCGCGCGACGGCGCGGCTGGCGATGGTCATGGAAGCGGGCAGCAACCGCCTCCGGGGAGACACGGACCTGCTGCACCTCACCGCCGACTTCCACCAGCTCATGGCGGGCGCACGCTTCACCTTCGGCGGCGGACGCCTGCGGCCGTTCGCGCAGGCGCTCTTCGGCGGGTCGCGCATCGACTACGCGGCGTCCGCGAGCTACCCCTTCGACACCCTCGGCGTGTTCGACGAGACCCGCTGGGCCTGGCAGATCGGGGGCGGCGGCGACATCCCCCTGACGTCGACCTACTCGCGCCGGCTCCTGCTGCGTCTCGGCGTGGACTTCCGCCGCGTGCGGACGTTCGCGCCTCTCGGCCAGGCTCGCCTGCACGCCGCTCTCGCGTACGGGTTCCTGCACCGCTAGGCGTCTGCGCCGTAGAGACGGCGTAGACTCCTCCCAGCATGACCACGAGGTCGCTGCAGGCCCGCGGGGTTGCAAGGAACGGGCCGGTCACTTAATCTTCGGGTAGACGTACCCGTAGCGGCCGAACGGGCTGCCGCACCTGATATCCCGGAAGGACGATCCACTCATGCCGACGAGACTCGCGGTCGCGCTGGCGGCGCTGGTTCTCTTCGTCGCGCTGCCGGCGCTGGCCGAGCTGTACACCGAATGGCTCTGGTTCGGCGAGGTCGAGTACCAGAGCGTCTTCCTCAAGAGCCTGGCGATGCGGTGGCTGCTCGGGGCGGCCGCCTTCGTGCTGGCGTTCCTCGTGCTGTACGGGAACCTGCGCCTGGCCGTGAAGCGCGCCCGGCGCCCCTACGTGGTGTTCGCCGGCGGCGGGGACCTGCAGCCGATCGTGCTCGAGCGCCGGCATCTGGCCTGGCTGGCCCTGGGCGCCTCGGGACTGGCCGCGCTCTTCATCGGCGGAGTGGCTTCCAGCCAGTGGCTGCTGGTGCTGCAGTACCTGGAGGCGACGCCGTTCGGCCAGGCCGATCCGCTGATCGGACGCGACGCCGCGTTCTACATCTTCACGCTGCCGTTCCTCGACTTCGTCCGGCTCGGCCTGTTCGCGGTCGTCGTGTTGGCGGCGGTCGGCGGGGCTGCGGCCTACGTGGTCTCCGGAGAGATTGCCGTCCAGCCGGACGGAATCCAGGTGGGCGAGCAGGCACGGCGGCATCTGCTGATGCTCGGCGCGGCCGTCTTCCTGCTGTTCGCCTGGGCCGCGTACCTGGACATGCCGCGTCTGCTGACGACGCCGGCCGGCATCGTGCATGGCGCGTCGTACGTCGACGTGGCGGTGCGCCTGCCGGTATTGCGCATCCTCATGGCGGTGTCGGTGTTCGCGGCGGGCGCCTGCGTCTACGGGGCGTTCGCGGGCAGCACCTGGCCGGTGGCTGCCGTGACCGGTGTGTATCTGTTCGTGTGGATCGGCGGCGGCGGAACCGCGACGGCGCTGCAGCGTCTCGTGGTCACGCCGGACGAACAGCAGAAGGAGGCGCCGTACATCGCCCACAACATCGCGGCGACGCGCACCGCTTTCGACCTCGACGTGGTCGAGGAGCGGCAGGTGTCGGGCGACGCTCTCCTGACCATGAACGACATCGAGAACAACGCCGAGACGATCAACAACGTCCGGCTCTGGGATCACCAGCCGCTGCTCGACACGTTCGGGCAGATCCAGGAGATCCGCACGTACTACGAGTTCGCGTCGGTCGACAACGACCGCTACGTCGTCGACGGCGAGTACCGCCAGACCATGCTGTCGAGCCGCGAGATCAACTCGGACAGCCTGCCGAACCGGTCGTGGGTGAACGAGCGCCTGCAGTACACGCACGGTTTCGGCGTCGCGCTCGGCCCCGTCAACCAGGTTACGGAGGAGGGCCTGCCGGTCCTGTTCATCCAGGACCTGCCGCCCACCTCGCAGACCGACCTCGCCGTCGATCAACCGAGCATCTACTTCGGCGAGCTGTCCAACGACTACGTGCTCGTCAACACGAACACCGACGAGTTCCACTACCCGCAGGGCGACGACAACGTCTCCACCCGTTACGACGGCGCCGGCGGGGTGGAGATCGGCGGTGTGCTGCGCCGGCTGCTGCTCAGCCTCCGCTTCCAGTCCTACGAGATCCTCGTCAGCGGCCAGCTCAACCCCGACAGCCGCGTCATCTTCCACCGCAACATCTCGGACCGGGTGGCCACCATCGCGCCGTTCCTGCGCTACGACGCCGACCCGTACCTGGTGATCGCGGACGGGCGGCTCTACTGGATGCGCGACGCCTACACGGTCTCCGGCAACTATCCGTACTCGACGCCGGTCGGCAACGGCATCAACTACATCCGCAACTCGGTGAAGATCGTCATCGACGCCTACAACGGCGACACGATCTTCTATCTGGCCGAACCGGACGATCCGCTCGGCGTCACGCTCGGGAAGATCTTCCCGGACCTGCTGCAGCCGCTCGACGAGATGCCGGAGGCGTTGCGGAGCCACATCCGCTATCCGGAAGGGATCTTCTCGCTGCAGACGTCGATGTACTCCACGTTCCACATGACCAACCCCTCGGTCTTCTACAACCGCGAGGACCAGTGGGAGGTGCCGGTCATCGACAACGAGCAGATGGAGCCCTACTACACCATCATGCGGCTGCCGGGCGAGGAGCGGGCCGAGTTCATCCAGATGCTGCCGTTCACGCCGCGCGGCAGGAACAACCTGGCCGCCTGGATGGTGGCGCGCAGCGACGGCGAGAACTACGGCAAGATGCTCGTCTTCCAGTTCCCCAAGCAGAAGCTGGTGTTCGGGCCGTCGCAGATCGTCGCGCGCATCAACCAGGACCAGGAGATCTCGCCGCAGATCACGCTC includes:
- a CDS encoding UPF0182 family protein, producing MPTRLAVALAALVLFVALPALAELYTEWLWFGEVEYQSVFLKSLAMRWLLGAAAFVLAFLVLYGNLRLAVKRARRPYVVFAGGGDLQPIVLERRHLAWLALGASGLAALFIGGVASSQWLLVLQYLEATPFGQADPLIGRDAAFYIFTLPFLDFVRLGLFAVVVLAAVGGAAAYVVSGEIAVQPDGIQVGEQARRHLLMLGAAVFLLFAWAAYLDMPRLLTTPAGIVHGASYVDVAVRLPVLRILMAVSVFAAGACVYGAFAGSTWPVAAVTGVYLFVWIGGGGTATALQRLVVTPDEQQKEAPYIAHNIAATRTAFDLDVVEERQVSGDALLTMNDIENNAETINNVRLWDHQPLLDTFGQIQEIRTYYEFASVDNDRYVVDGEYRQTMLSSREINSDSLPNRSWVNERLQYTHGFGVALGPVNQVTEEGLPVLFIQDLPPTSQTDLAVDQPSIYFGELSNDYVLVNTNTDEFHYPQGDDNVSTRYDGAGGVEIGGVLRRLLLSLRFQSYEILVSGQLNPDSRVIFHRNISDRVATIAPFLRYDADPYLVIADGRLYWMRDAYTVSGNYPYSTPVGNGINYIRNSVKIVIDAYNGDTIFYLAEPDDPLGVTLGKIFPDLLQPLDEMPEALRSHIRYPEGIFSLQTSMYSTFHMTNPSVFYNREDQWEVPVIDNEQMEPYYTIMRLPGEERAEFIQMLPFTPRGRNNLAAWMVARSDGENYGKMLVFQFPKQKLVFGPSQIVARINQDQEISPQITLWNQQGSEVIQGTLLVIPIEEALLYIRPLYLRASGGRIPELTRVVVAYQNQIVMEETLDAALARLFGEPGLPAAAPPTTLVADVSGSTAAPAAPRNGSLASQAQDHYTRAIRAQRSGDWALYGRELEQLGEVLEELRAESEN
- a CDS encoding ABC transporter ATP-binding protein; protein product: MSENGALVQVRNLHKVFRRGSERIDVLQGVTLDLPAGDFLALMGPSGSGKTTLLNLLGGLDTPSEGEVVVGGDRIDRMAGGKLAGWRARHVGFVFQFYNLLPVLTAEKNVELPLLLTPLSRSERRRHVATALEVVGLSDRARHYPRQLSGGQEQRVGIARAIVTDPTLLLCDEPTGDLDRKSGDEILDLLQALNAEHGKTIVMVTHDAHAAARARRTLHLNKGVLATEPES
- a CDS encoding efflux RND transporter periplasmic adaptor subunit; protein product: MAASLDELKIDRSRGGRSWVGRIVSLVLLLVVMGAGAAAGWRWWEEARIPVVSTAAVRRTVAADGQPTVLNASGYVTARLQSTVSSKVTGRIVEVLVEEGMAVAEGQVLARLDDTTERSYLALAEAQLGAARGALAELEVRYEEARLDLDRQRRLLEQRLIGQADLDAAQAEVDFLRARIGNQREQVVVAEREIDVRRTALEDTVIRAPFSGVAISKDAQPGEMISPVSAGGGFTRTGVCTIVDMSSLEIEVDVNESYINRVSPEQRVVATLDAYPDWEIPASVITTIPAADRQRATVLVRIAFDELGDPRILPDMGINVAFLEAGPPPEVAVTDAPPRLWVPAEALRNDGGTQVVFVTRGDTVERRAVATGLEDGGDVEVLAGVAAGERVVTEGPAELADGDRVAAD
- a CDS encoding porin family protein yields the protein MISRGAGGAPDATSLPPRIFAARSTRSGPTGRRVEALRRGLLVAACSLALPPAGMAQTAVEPRPRLEISGGLSSIDGDAVVDGHGAGWMFGAGWRATARLAMVMEAGSNRLRGDTDLLHLTADFHQLMAGARFTFGGGRLRPFAQALFGGSRIDYAASASYPFDTLGVFDETRWAWQIGGGGDIPLTSTYSRRLLLRLGVDFRRVRTFAPLGQARLHAALAYGFLHR